In Desulfuromonas acetexigens, the genomic stretch ATTTCCCGGTCCTTGCCGACCTGCTGCTCGGTATGGCGCAATACCCTTCCGGTGTAGCAAAGGCGCAGGGGCAGGGGGACATCCTTCATGCGCGTGGCGACGATGCGCGCCACCTGCGGGGTGATGTCGGGGGTGAAGGCGACCAGTTTGCCGCTCTGGCGGTCGTCGAAGCGGAAGGTCTTGTCTCGCAGTCCGGTGCCGAGACCCCGTTCGAGAACCTCCAAATATTCCAGGGATGGGGGAACGATGGGACGGAAGCCCCAGCGGGAAAAAACTGCCAGAAGGGTGTTTTGCAGAAACTCGATCTTGGCAGCCTTGATCGGGAGAAAGTCCTTGACCCCCTTGGGCAGAATGGCCTCAAGCGAGGGATTGTCGACGGTCATAAGTAACGGGATCCTTTTGCGATTTTCTTTCCGTGCCCGAACCCTTTGGCGGGCTCGACGAAGTCAGATCTGTACCTGGACGGCTGAGAGGATATGCTCGTTGCCGCGCAGTTCGTCAATCACGGCATCGGAAATCCGGCTGTCCACATTGAGCAGGGAGATGGCCTTGCCCTGGATCTTGCGGCGGGAAAGATTCATCATGGCGATGTTGATGCTGTGCTGGGCCAAAGTCTGGCCGACGAAACCGATGACGCCCGGGCGGTCGTCGTTGTGCAGGATCAGAATGTGCCCCTCGGGGAGAGCCTCGACCTGATAGCCGTCGACCCGCACAATACGTTGGTCGTCGTCGGCGAAGACCGTGCCGCACACTGAATGCTCGCCATCATCGCCGGTGACCTTGACCTGGATCATGTTGGAAAAACCTTCGGCCATGTTGCTCTTGGCCTCGGTGACGCGAATTCCCCGTTCCCGGGCACGCTGAGCGGCGTTGACGAAGTTCACCAGGGAGCCGACCATGGGAGTCAGGACCCCCTTGAGCACGGCCATGGTCAGCGGCTCGATGAGAAAAGCGGTGACCGCCCCAGAATATTCGATGGAAATCTGGGTGATGCCCCGGCCGCAACGCTGTGCCTGGAAGATGCCGAGGCGTTCAGCGAGCTGCACGTAGGGACGGATCAGCGCCATCATCTCGGCATTGACCGAGGGAACATTGAGGGCGTTGACAACGATCCCTTTCTGCAGGAAGTCGACAACCTGATGGGCGGTCTGGACGGTCACGTTCACCTGGGCGTCGCGAGTGGCGGCGCGCATCTGCGGCGTGGCAATCACCTGGTCGAGCTGGAGCAGGGGGTGGTCCTTGCCCGGCGGCTGGTTAGCGAAGACGTCCAGGGCCGCGCCCGCGACCCGGCCGTCGCGCAGGGCTTCGGCCAGAGCTTCCTCGTCGATCAGGCGGCCGACCGCACAGTTGATGATATAACAGCCGCGCTTGACCTTGTTTAGCGCCTCGTCCCCGATGATTCCTTCGGTTTCGAGGTTCAGGGGCAGATGCAGGCTGATGAAGTCGGAGCGGGCGAGCAGGTCGTCGAATTCGACCAGCTCGGCGCCGAGTTGGCGGGCCAACTCTTCGGAGATGTAGGGATCATGGACAATGACCCGCATGCGCAGGGCGAGGGCCCGTTCGACCACCATGCGCCCGATCTTGCCGGCGCCAATGACGCCGAGGGTACGGCCGCCGATGTCGAGTCCCAGATATTTGTAGCTGTC encodes the following:
- the serA gene encoding phosphoglycerate dehydrogenase, which translates into the protein MKVLVTDKFSMEGLKIFENAKGLSLKYRPGMTEEELLEAVADVDALVVRGGTQVTEAVFAAAPCLKVVARAGIGVENMDLVAANAKGVVIMNTPFGSTTTMAEYTIAMLLALARQIPQAYAATRSGEWDSYKYLGLDIGGRTLGVIGAGKIGRMVVERALALRMRVIVHDPYISEELARQLGAELVEFDDLLARSDFISLHLPLNLETEGIIGDEALNKVKRGCYIINCAVGRLIDEEALAEALRDGRVAGAALDVFANQPPGKDHPLLQLDQVIATPQMRAATRDAQVNVTVQTAHQVVDFLQKGIVVNALNVPSVNAEMMALIRPYVQLAERLGIFQAQRCGRGITQISIEYSGAVTAFLIEPLTMAVLKGVLTPMVGSLVNFVNAAQRARERGIRVTEAKSNMAEGFSNMIQVKVTGDDGEHSVCGTVFADDDQRIVRVDGYQVEALPEGHILILHNDDRPGVIGFVGQTLAQHSINIAMMNLSRRKIQGKAISLLNVDSRISDAVIDELRGNEHILSAVQVQI